AGAAGTGGGAGGCGAGATATGAGAACGCTATGCTCGAGATACACTCAATTCTTTACGCCCAATTCTATATTCTTCAACGACAAAAAAACCGACGTTTTCACGTCGGTTTTTTCTAGTCAGCAATGACTTCCAATTCTCGAAGCGCTGCGTTTTGAAGCGTGACGCTCTCAAATCTTGCAGTTTACATACGCTCTAGCGTTTCGATACCGAGTAGCGATAGACCTTGCTTAATCGTCTTCGCGGTTAGCGCTGCCAGTTTTAGACGGCTTTGTTTCACAGTTTCGTCTTCTGCCACAAGGATAGGGCATGCTTCGTAGAAGCTAGAGAATTGACCTGCTAGTTCGAATAGGTAGCTACACATGATGTGCGGTTGACCTTCGCGAGCAACAGATTGAACGGCTTCTTCAAACTGCATGAGTTTTGCGATCAGTGCTTTCTCTTTCTCGTCAGTGATTTTGATTTCACCTTGTAGCTCATCCATTGATACGCCAGCTTTAGCGAAAATAGAAGCTACACGAGTGTATGCGTATTGCATGTAAGGAGCTGTGTTACCTTCGAATGCTAGCATGTTGTCCCAATCAAACACGTAGTCAGTGGTACGGTGCTTAGATAGGTCTGCGTATTTCACCGCTGCCATTGCAACCGTATTAGAGATCGCTTTCTTCTCGTCTTCTGCTAGGTCAGGGTTCTTAGATTCGATCAGCTGTGCTGCACGAACTTCTGCTTCATCAAGAAGATCAGCAAGACGAACAGTACCGCCTGCACGAGTCTTAAACGGTTTGCCGTCTTTACCCAGCATCATGCCGAATGCGTGGTGCTCAAGAGACACAGACTCAGGAACATAACCTGCTTTACGCACGATAGTCCAAGCTTGCATCAGGTGTTGGTGCTGACGAGAGTCGATGAAGTAAAGTACGCGATCGGCACCTAGTTCTTCGTAACGGTATTTCGCACATGCGATGTCCGTTGTTGTGTATAGGAAGCCGCCGTCACGTTTCTGAACGATAACGCCCATTGCTTCGCCATCTTTGTTCTTGAACTCTTCAAGGAACACAACTTGCGCGCCGTCATCTTCAACCGCAAGGCCTTGTGCTTTTAGATCAGCAACGATTTTTGGCAGCATGTCGTTGTACATACTTTCACCCATCACATCATCACGCGTTAGTGATACGTTTAGGCGATCGTAGTTACGTTGGTTTTGAATCATGGTAACGTCAACAAGCTTCTTCCACATTTCTGCGCAGAATTCGTCACCGCTTTGCAGTTTCACTACGTAACCACGTGCTTTTACTGCAAACTCTTCGTCTTCATCGTAAAGCTTTTTAGATTCGCGGTAGAAGCCTTCAAGGTCAGCCAGTTCCATTGAAACTTCACCAGACTCTTGCTGTACACGTTCAAGGTTTGCAATCAGCATACCGAACTGCGTGCCCCAGTCACCAATGTGGTTAGCACGGATTACTTTATGACCTAGGAATTCTAGAGTACGTACTACTGCGTCACCGATAATGGTTGAACGTAGGTGACCTACGTGCATTTCTTTTGCAACGTTAGGTGCAGAGTAGTCTGCAACGATAGTTTGTGGTGCTTCAGCGGCTACGCCAAGACGAGCGTCAGCTAGAGCAAGATCTGCTTGTTTTGCAAGAAACTCTTCGCTTAGGAAGATATTGATAAAACCAGGGCCTGCGATTTCAGTTTTGCTCGCAATACCATCGAGGTCTAGAACATCCAACACTTTCTGCGCAAACTCGCGAGGGTTCGTACCTAGTTGTTTTGCAACGCCCATTACGCCGTTAGCTTGGTAGTCACCGAACTGTGGTTTTGCTGAT
Above is a window of Vibrio taketomensis DNA encoding:
- the argS gene encoding arginine--tRNA ligase; protein product: MNIQALINEKVSQALEAAGAPAGSPAAVRQSAKPQFGDYQANGVMGVAKQLGTNPREFAQKVLDVLDLDGIASKTEIAGPGFINIFLSEEFLAKQADLALADARLGVAAEAPQTIVADYSAPNVAKEMHVGHLRSTIIGDAVVRTLEFLGHKVIRANHIGDWGTQFGMLIANLERVQQESGEVSMELADLEGFYRESKKLYDEDEEFAVKARGYVVKLQSGDEFCAEMWKKLVDVTMIQNQRNYDRLNVSLTRDDVMGESMYNDMLPKIVADLKAQGLAVEDDGAQVVFLEEFKNKDGEAMGVIVQKRDGGFLYTTTDIACAKYRYEELGADRVLYFIDSRQHQHLMQAWTIVRKAGYVPESVSLEHHAFGMMLGKDGKPFKTRAGGTVRLADLLDEAEVRAAQLIESKNPDLAEDEKKAISNTVAMAAVKYADLSKHRTTDYVFDWDNMLAFEGNTAPYMQYAYTRVASIFAKAGVSMDELQGEIKITDEKEKALIAKLMQFEEAVQSVAREGQPHIMCSYLFELAGQFSSFYEACPILVAEDETVKQSRLKLAALTAKTIKQGLSLLGIETLERM